The Ralstonia pickettii DTP0602 genome segment TGTCGCAGCGGTATACGTAGATCGCTGCACGCTGCGGGGCGGGTGATTCGCGTCGGGAGGGCGGGAGGAACCCGGTGGACCGCAATGGAACTATCCCCAGGGGATAGTCCACTGGTGCATGGCGGACATCTGACAATAGCTACAGCCGCCCTCGGCGGCTGTAGAGAACAGCGACTACTGCCCGCCGGCGGGCTTGGCGCTCAGCGTCACGGCGTCGATGCGGTACCGCAGGATGCCCACGCGCCGGGCCTCGAGCTTGAACGTGACGCGCTCGTTCTCGTTGGCATCCTCCCCTTCGTCGCGCACCGTGCGGCCCGCGACCAGCACCTGCGTGCCATTCTGGAACATCGTGGCTCGGCATCGCGGTGCAGTTCCACCGGCGCCCAGAAGCCGCCGCGGCCCGCCTCGCCGTCCTTGCGCGGGATCGGGTTGTCGAAATAGACGTTCAGGCACAGCAGCCGGCGCGGCTCGTGATTGCCATTGGGGAATTCGCGGTAGTCCGGCGCAGAACCGATGTTGCCCTCCGACGAAGTGTGTGCTCATGGTGAATCCTTGGGAAGGATGGCAGCGGACGCGGCATGGCCATGGATACGCCGCAGGTGAATCGCCTCGGCCTGGGCCATCTTGTTGGCGCATTCCAGGGCGTGGCGGGCGATGCTGTGGGTCAGGCTGATCTGCATGTTCAGCGCGATGCGCTGCAGCTCCATCGCATACAGGTCGTCGATCAGCGAGGCCGGTATTGCGGGACGGTCGAGCAGCGATTCCCACAAGGCCACGCCCATGGATGAGCGGTCGAGATTGCGCCAGCGCAGGAAGGTCGTCCCTGCGCCAGTGGTTTGCTGGGCCAGTTGCACGTCGAGCAGTCTGAAGGGGTAGGCCCGCGCCTGGGGCAGCACGCGCCGCTGTGCCAGGACAATCAAGCTGTCGCGCAGCGCCAGGCACTGGCTGGCCCAGGCCTCCAGGCTCCCCTTACCTTTAAAAGGTTGTAAAAGGCCTTTTAGGTAGCCTGCGTATTCCAGTCGCTGGAAGTCCGCCTGTTCCAACGCCGTGAAGCGAGTCGGCTGGACGGGAATAGTAGGTGCCGTCATTCCGTCGCATCCTCGTCGCGTGCCACGGTGCTGGCTGCGCCATCAATGGAGGTGGAAGTCGGGCCCGCCGCCGTTGGCGCTGCCGAGGATTCGGAGCGACCGTCCCGACGCGCGATGGGTGGCGCAAAGCGCGAGCGGTGCGTGCCTTCGAGCACGTCCTGCGGCAGCTCGCCGAACTTCTCCACCGCCGCACGCGCCGCCTCGTTCTTCGCCGCGAAGTCATCGCGCGTCGTGCCGGAGTAGCGATACTGCTGTGCTAGTGAAAATAGGCTGCGCAGTGCGTGCGCGCCATCGTTGAGCCAGCGCTCCAACGTGCTGCGGTC includes the following:
- a CDS encoding integrase is translated as MTAPTIPVQPTRFTALEQADFQRLEYAGYLKGLLQPFKGKGSLEAWASQCLALRDSLIVLAQRRVLPQARAYPFRLLDVQLAQQTTGAGTTFLRWRNLDRSSMGVALWESLLDRPAIPASLIDDLYAMELQRIALNMQISLTHSIARHALECANKMAQAEAIHLRRIHGHAASAAILPKDSP